The following is a genomic window from Flavobacterium sp..
AATCTTCTGGATTGAAATTTTGTCTTATAAAATGTCAAAATTGTAAAAGTCACTTATTTCGGTAACGGATTTATCATTTCGATTGGCTTTTTTCCATCAATTCCCTGATGTGGCCTTTCGTGATTATAGTAATATAAATATTGTAATAATTCTTCTTTTAGTTCTTCCAAAGAATCAAAATCAGTTTCTCTGAGCAGATCATCTTCAAGAGTTCGCCAGAAGCGTTCGACCTTCCCGTTTGTCTGTGGTCTATAAGGTTTTGTATGTCTGTGAACAATTCCCAATTCCATAAGCATTCTCTCAAAAGGATGGTTATATTTCTGCTGGCTGGTTTTGATTCCAAATTCAGGTCCATTGTCAGATAAAATCTCTTCAAATTTTATCTCATAATGATCGCTTAAGATGTTTAAGCATTTTAATGACGCAAACATAACCGTTAAACTAGTGATGTCTGGGATTAATTCTGCCCAGGCAATCCGGCTGTAGTCGTCAATTATACATACTAAGTACAATTTTCGATTTTCTCCTTTTATGATGCTTTTGCTTAAGTGATGACAATCAATATGACCAAGCTGTCCCATTCTTTCCTTGATTATTTTTTGATGATTCTTTTTAATCTTCGGAGTTAACCTGTTTATTTTATTACGCTTTAAAATATTATAAACTCCTGAATATGAAGGTGTGTTTTTTCCTAATTTTGGCTTTAAGATACTAACAATTTCATATTTGTTGTTTCCTTTTTCCCTTAATTCAATTACTTTTCGTTCTATAAATGGCAGAGGACGTCTTGTCTTGTATTTTGGACCACGCTTCTGAGGAAGCAGATCCAAAGACTTACCGCTCTGCTTATAACGGTTATAATACTTTAAGAAGCTTTTTCTGCAGGTGTCATTTGCCTTGTAAAAATCCATCGCCTTTTTATGCAACGGATGAGTCTTGTTTTTTACTTGCT
Proteins encoded in this region:
- a CDS encoding integrase core domain-containing protein; its protein translation is MRNNSQDSTLERNYLEKYRFLIKEYEQVKNKTHPLHKKAMDFYKANDTCRKSFLKYYNRYKQSGKSLDLLPQKRGPKYKTRRPLPFIERKVIELREKGNNKYEIVSILKPKLGKNTPSYSGVYNILKRNKINRLTPKIKKNHQKIIKERMGQLGHIDCHHLSKSIIKGENRKLYLVCIIDDYSRIAWAELIPDITSLTVMFASLKCLNILSDHYEIKFEEILSDNGPEFGIKTSQQKYNHPFERMLMELGIVHRHTKPYRPQTNGKVERFWRTLEDDLLRETDFDSLEELKEELLQYLYYYNHERPHQGIDGKKPIEMINPLPK